A single uncultured Methanolobus sp. DNA region contains:
- the cas1 gene encoding CRISPR-associated endonuclease Cas1, with product MKLLLLNGHGIDMRVSGAKLHVKDGRFSTTEEPLQYVFSPKRIDIDSIVIYGKSGNISIEAIRWLVKHNVQVTLLNWDGKLLTTMLPPESANVKIKFAQYHAFENEETRLKIARKFIEAKISKSQAVLDYLKQRYSEVDYDFTTDKGKIKNVKSIRELMGIEGGIAWKYWNEFNKVSFLLSMILKHE from the coding sequence ATGAAATTACTTCTTCTCAATGGACACGGAATAGACATGCGTGTGAGTGGTGCAAAATTGCATGTAAAAGATGGTCGTTTCTCTACAACTGAAGAGCCTCTTCAATATGTTTTCTCACCCAAAAGAATAGATATTGACAGCATTGTAATTTATGGTAAAAGTGGAAACATCAGTATAGAGGCTATTAGATGGCTTGTTAAACACAATGTACAGGTTACCCTACTCAATTGGGATGGTAAATTATTGACTACTATGCTTCCCCCTGAAAGTGCAAATGTAAAGATTAAGTTTGCTCAATATCACGCTTTTGAGAATGAAGAAACTAGATTAAAGATAGCCAGGAAATTTATTGAAGCTAAAATATCCAAATCCCAAGCTGTGCTTGATTATCTTAAACAAAGATACTCTGAGGTTGACTATGATTTTACTACCGACAAAGGAAAAATCAAAAATGTAAAATCTATCAGGGAATTAATGGGTATTGAAGGTGGTATTGCTTGGAAGTATTGGAATGAGTTTAACAAAGTGTCATTCCTATTGAGTATGATTTTAAAGCACGAATAG
- the cas1 gene encoding CRISPR-associated endonuclease Cas1, whose protein sequence is MGAGDKANVMLNYGYSLLESECLRIINSVGLDSRVGFLHEMNPSKHSLAYDFQEPFRFLVDLAVINLIEKEAMENKDFIRTESYSLRLKPSGAKKVTDEFNSMMNSKIEYRKKNTTWSSVLLLKGRELAQHLTGNRKMIDFAKPAYVGKRDDTDLLRKKILAIGYKEWKEMGFSKGTLHYMKKNAKSDKPFTMNVHVKERLEMWEGC, encoded by the coding sequence ATGGGAGCAGGAGATAAAGCAAATGTCATGCTTAACTACGGATATTCTTTGCTTGAATCTGAATGTTTAAGGATTATCAATTCAGTGGGTCTTGATTCACGTGTTGGATTTTTGCATGAAATGAATCCAAGCAAGCATAGTTTAGCTTATGATTTTCAGGAGCCCTTTAGATTCCTTGTTGATCTTGCGGTTATTAACCTAATTGAAAAAGAAGCAATGGAGAATAAGGATTTCATAAGAACTGAAAGTTATTCTCTCAGGTTAAAGCCTTCAGGAGCAAAAAAGGTTACAGATGAGTTTAATTCAATGATGAACAGTAAGATTGAGTATAGAAAAAAGAATACTACTTGGAGTAGTGTCTTGCTGTTGAAAGGTAGAGAATTAGCTCAACATCTCACAGGCAATAGGAAAATGATTGATTTTGCTAAGCCTGCTTATGTTGGGAAAAGGGATGATACGGATTTATTGAGAAAGAAGATTCTTGCTATTGGCTATAAGGAATGGAAAGAAATGGGATTCTCAAAGGGTACATTGCATTATATGAAAAAGAATGCTAAGAGTGATAAGCCATTTACTATGAATGTTCATGTGAAGGAAAGGTTGGAAATGTGGGAAGGGTGTTGA
- a CDS encoding PIN domain-containing protein has product MFEENLPLLKGHLLLTDQVLEEFLRNRDSILQIQINAISNIPKPVGETSLIRHLDLFTRVEDINSSVKDLKKDLLNRLQTIKDNTENDPVYKLVMELYNDSTSIICQKNDTIIQNANTRTILGNPPITKDKKTHCDQVIWETLLSHSKHDLIILTRDSDYLEKPSFLKMEYKSKVNKELKIVDKLTTVLEIIGQKPTPDLRNLEEEEEKEEKSPIVSGRWKVIKTEGNLATVTDGTTFGEMPINNPHISYLCPYCGSYGPWNGIICLTCGHRSTPEY; this is encoded by the coding sequence GTGTTTGAAGAAAACCTTCCGCTTTTAAAGGGTCATCTTTTGCTTACTGATCAAGTCCTTGAGGAATTTTTAAGAAATAGGGATTCTATTCTTCAAATACAAATTAACGCTATCAGTAATATCCCAAAACCGGTTGGTGAAACTAGTTTAATACGCCATCTTGATTTATTTACTAGAGTTGAAGATATAAACAGTTCTGTTAAAGATCTAAAAAAAGATTTGCTAAATAGGCTTCAAACAATAAAAGACAATACGGAAAATGATCCTGTATATAAATTAGTTATGGAGCTTTATAACGATTCAACTTCAATTATTTGCCAAAAAAACGATACAATTATTCAAAATGCTAATACTAGAACTATACTTGGCAACCCACCAATTACCAAAGATAAGAAAACTCACTGTGACCAAGTTATATGGGAAACATTACTTTCGCATTCTAAACATGATCTCATAATTTTGACGAGAGATTCCGATTATCTTGAAAAACCAAGTTTTTTGAAGATGGAATATAAATCAAAAGTAAATAAAGAATTAAAAATAGTTGATAAATTAACAACTGTTTTAGAGATAATTGGACAAAAGCCAACTCCTGATTTGAGAAATTTAGAAGAAGAAGAAGAAAAAGAAGAAAAATCACCAATTGTTTCTGGTAGATGGAAAGTAATAAAAACAGAAGGAAATTTAGCAACTGTGACTGATGGAACTACATTTGGTGAAATGCCTATAAACAATCCACATATTTCTTATCTTTGCCCATATTGTGGAAGCTATGGGCCTTGGAATGGAATCATATGTTTAACTTGTGGACACAGGAGCACTCCTGAATACTAA
- a CDS encoding ISL3 family transposase, giving the protein MDDKLLIQMALGITAPWYVKDINLNVSKKRMDIYLDFTRGTKFPCPVCNKLCDLHDTKEKVWRHLDFFHHVTYIHARVPRTKCDGDGVKLVEVPWTRQNTGFTLFFEALIVAMSKEMSASSIAELINIHENSVWIILAHYVEEARAKMDLSELDTIGVDEISVKKGHSYVTLFYDLKGSRVIHIENGKKRSVFKNFREVISRKIDPDNIKYISMDMYPAFKGGAREYFPNAKIVYDKFHIVKMMNDAIDKVRRKEYQTNKELGKTRFMWLKNPENLSDREITKIQSIKDLDTKTAKAYRFKLGLQRLWEIKNVEVAREYLDKWHYWGTHSNIKEIITLAKMIKRNSHGILESIKQGISNGVVEGLNNKIKTAFKRSYGLKTEKCRNTMIFLMAGKLRLPTRC; this is encoded by the coding sequence ATGGACGATAAACTCTTAATCCAAATGGCTCTGGGAATAACCGCCCCTTGGTATGTTAAAGACATTAATCTTAATGTTTCTAAAAAGAGAATGGATATTTATCTTGATTTTACAAGGGGAACGAAGTTCCCCTGTCCTGTTTGCAACAAACTGTGTGATCTCCATGATACCAAAGAAAAAGTATGGAGACACCTTGATTTCTTCCATCATGTAACATACATTCATGCAAGAGTTCCCAGAACAAAGTGTGATGGAGATGGTGTAAAACTTGTTGAAGTTCCATGGACAAGACAAAACACTGGATTCACATTATTTTTTGAAGCATTGATCGTTGCTATGTCAAAAGAAATGAGTGCTTCTTCTATTGCTGAATTGATCAATATTCATGAAAATTCAGTCTGGATAATTCTAGCTCATTATGTTGAAGAAGCAAGAGCAAAGATGGATCTGTCTGAACTTGATACTATCGGAGTAGATGAGATCTCTGTCAAAAAAGGTCACAGTTATGTGACCTTGTTCTATGACCTGAAAGGATCAAGAGTCATTCATATTGAAAATGGGAAGAAAAGAAGTGTTTTCAAGAACTTCAGGGAAGTTATTTCCAGGAAGATAGATCCTGATAATATCAAGTATATTTCAATGGATATGTATCCTGCTTTTAAAGGTGGAGCAAGAGAATATTTCCCGAATGCTAAGATCGTTTACGATAAGTTCCATATTGTCAAAATGATGAACGATGCAATCGATAAGGTTCGAAGAAAGGAATATCAAACAAATAAAGAACTTGGTAAAACAAGATTCATGTGGTTGAAAAATCCTGAAAACCTATCGGATCGTGAAATAACTAAGATTCAATCGATTAAAGATCTGGATACAAAAACGGCAAAAGCTTATAGATTTAAGCTTGGACTTCAGCGTCTGTGGGAAATAAAAAATGTAGAAGTAGCAAGGGAATATCTCGATAAATGGCATTATTGGGGAACGCATAGCAACATCAAGGAAATTATCACATTGGCTAAGATGATAAAAAGAAATTCTCACGGGATATTGGAATCAATTAAACAAGGTATCAGTAATGGTGTTGTTGAAGGATTGAACAACAAGATCAAGACTGCTTTTAAGAGATCATATGGATTGAAGACTGAGAAGTGTAGGAATACAATGATATTCTTGATGGCGGGTAAACTTCGTTTACCCACACGATGTTAA
- a CDS encoding class I SAM-dependent methyltransferase: MKKIIPNHSFFFKTLVDFIPIGEKKLFELGCGPGFITEKILIENPDLKITCIDKSPWMLEIIKSKSTLKDVKLILGDVFHTWPDNKFDAILTVLNLHHFDDEDRSKVINMIYSSLSKNGVFITGDVFKSDSRSEENMYRKLWYNYMKKAGFEEENARYMLEMRENAYDSIDTLEDYKKKLNDAGFENIYCPYTNLIYGIIVAYK; the protein is encoded by the coding sequence ATGAAAAAAATAATCCCAAATCATTCTTTTTTCTTTAAAACATTAGTTGACTTTATCCCTATTGGAGAAAAAAAACTTTTTGAGCTTGGTTGCGGTCCCGGATTTATAACCGAAAAAATCCTGATTGAAAATCCGGATTTAAAAATTACCTGTATTGATAAATCCCCATGGATGCTGGAGATTATTAAGAGCAAATCTACTCTCAAAGATGTAAAATTAATACTGGGAGATGTTTTTCATACCTGGCCAGATAATAAATTTGACGCAATACTAACGGTCCTCAATCTTCATCATTTTGATGATGAAGACAGATCTAAAGTAATTAATATGATATACTCGTCTTTAAGCAAAAATGGAGTATTCATAACAGGTGACGTTTTTAAATCAGATAGCAGATCAGAAGAAAATATGTATAGAAAACTGTGGTACAATTACATGAAAAAAGCAGGTTTTGAAGAAGAAAACGCAAGATATATGCTTGAAATGAGAGAAAATGCTTATGATTCTATTGATACACTGGAAGATTACAAAAAAAAGTTAAATGATGCAGGTTTTGAAAATATCTATTGCCCTTATACAAATCTAATCTATGGGATAATAGTAGCGTATAAATGA
- a CDS encoding putative dsRNA-binding protein, whose amino-acid sequence MRVNPDLSVNESDLEEFQEIIGFKFQDKSYLVQALLHGSLFSGDKEKLSAFRKANGLGNKDYEKLEYLGDSVLGLIIAEHAFHDNSINEHARSKGLTIEGVATKIRTVLASNESLKPVARKIKLSRFVLSEGHVNIDGKLSDIMEALIGAIYIDRGMDNPDVNNGTSGNYAIAKDFVYRFFDIESALERIADFNPKGMIQEIFHQNGLGNPCYRVLEEEGPDHDKQFTVGLYLNEKLLAIGSGNSKRKAEKAAAELHLKHLNETSSKELLSEISDDNRVV is encoded by the coding sequence GTGAGAGTAAATCCAGACCTGAGCGTAAATGAGAGTGACCTTGAAGAGTTCCAGGAGATAATAGGTTTCAAATTCCAGGATAAAAGCTACCTTGTACAGGCTCTTCTGCACGGTTCCCTTTTTAGCGGAGATAAGGAAAAACTGAGTGCTTTCAGGAAAGCCAACGGACTTGGCAATAAAGACTACGAGAAACTTGAGTACCTGGGAGATTCGGTTCTCGGACTTATAATTGCAGAACATGCATTCCATGATAATAGTATAAATGAGCATGCCCGGTCAAAAGGACTTACAATAGAAGGAGTTGCTACTAAAATCAGGACCGTGCTGGCATCAAATGAGAGTCTGAAACCTGTTGCCAGAAAAATTAAACTTTCACGTTTTGTCCTTTCGGAAGGCCATGTCAACATTGATGGAAAACTATCCGACATTATGGAAGCGCTCATTGGCGCAATTTACATTGATAGAGGAATGGATAATCCTGATGTGAATAACGGAACCTCGGGAAACTATGCCATAGCTAAGGATTTTGTTTATCGGTTCTTCGATATTGAGAGTGCTCTTGAGAGAATAGCAGACTTTAATCCAAAGGGCATGATACAGGAGATATTCCACCAGAACGGGCTTGGAAATCCCTGTTACAGAGTGCTTGAGGAAGAAGGACCAGATCACGATAAGCAATTTACAGTTGGGCTTTACCTGAACGAGAAGCTACTTGCCATTGGTTCAGGGAACAGTAAAAGAAAAGCCGAGAAAGCTGCTGCTGAGCTGCATTTGAAGCATCTGAACGAAACATCATCCAAAGAACTATTATCTGAAATATCAGACGATAACAGGGTAGTTTGA
- a CDS encoding SemiSWEET transporter, whose translation MIGYIAGTLTTIAFAPQLVRAIKTKSTKDVSLLMLICSTSGMALWLVHGYIIHDNALVIANSISVSLAFSLLVYKVKNEYQCSRS comes from the coding sequence ATGATAGGTTATATTGCGGGAACACTGACAACTATTGCCTTTGCACCTCAACTGGTCAGGGCAATAAAAACAAAGTCTACAAAAGATGTCTCACTTTTAATGCTTATATGTTCCACGTCAGGAATGGCGTTGTGGCTTGTACACGGATACATTATCCATGACAATGCACTGGTCATTGCCAATTCTATCTCTGTGTCGCTGGCATTTTCCCTGCTGGTGTACAAAGTGAAGAACGAATACCAGTGCTCCAGGTCATGA
- a CDS encoding carbonate dehydratase, translating to MHLIEGGNENMLYPNPKNQHPKISETAWISENAVIVGDVTIGENVYVAHNVIIRADEPGASIVIEDNCNVQDAVIIHGLSGSKVEVKKNTSLAHGCIVHGPCTIGKGCFVGFGSVVFGCNIGDDVVILHNSTVRAVDIPSYKVVADGQVVTEQAKVQELGDICHDLKKFKTSVINANLALVKGYTNLAQDAE from the coding sequence ATGCATTTAATCGAAGGTGGTAATGAAAATATGCTTTATCCAAACCCCAAAAACCAGCATCCAAAGATCAGTGAAACAGCATGGATTTCAGAAAATGCAGTCATCGTAGGCGATGTTACAATAGGAGAAAATGTTTACGTCGCTCATAACGTTATAATCAGGGCTGATGAACCTGGTGCTTCTATTGTTATTGAGGACAATTGTAATGTTCAGGATGCTGTAATTATTCATGGACTAAGCGGATCAAAAGTTGAGGTTAAGAAGAATACATCCCTTGCTCATGGTTGTATTGTACATGGACCTTGCACAATAGGAAAAGGATGTTTTGTGGGTTTTGGATCGGTTGTTTTTGGCTGCAATATCGGTGATGATGTGGTCATTCTACATAATTCGACAGTCCGTGCAGTAGATATTCCTTCATATAAAGTAGTAGCCGACGGACAGGTTGTTACTGAACAGGCAAAAGTCCAAGAACTTGGAGATATTTGTCACGATCTCAAAAAGTTCAAGACATCTGTTATAAATGCAAATCTTGCCCTTGTTAAAGGATACACCAATCTGGCACAGGATGCAGAGTGA
- a CDS encoding sugar-specific transcriptional regulator TrmB, whose protein sequence is MRCQIAIRPDTDDHVRWILSVDRRIVLLEYMKKNIVGKASDVAQVTSRSTQNMSRAMKEFEDRGLIECINPAKSTWKKYMLTDTGRNVVREMDGKFI, encoded by the coding sequence ATGAGGTGTCAAATAGCAATAAGACCTGACACAGATGACCATGTTAGATGGATATTAAGTGTTGACCGCAGAATCGTACTGTTGGAATACATGAAAAAGAATATAGTTGGAAAAGCTTCCGATGTGGCCCAGGTAACCAGCAGGTCGACCCAGAATATGAGTCGTGCTATGAAAGAATTCGAAGATCGAGGACTTATTGAATGTATTAATCCTGCAAAAAGCACATGGAAAAAATACATGCTGACTGATACTGGCAGAAATGTGGTCAGGGAAATGGATGGGAAGTTCATCTGA
- the hypF gene encoding carbamoyltransferase HypF, with protein MSKVSRLITIEGIVQGVGFRPFVYRIAKKHNISGSVKNTGGRVEIIAEGSCGNIESFLHALETEKPAVSQIYSIGSKDIDIGNYDDFTIVKSSTEKTPNSILVPDIGICKNCTSELADSENRRYEYPFISCTECGPRYTLTRTLPYDRQSTSMFDFKTCKVCDDEYTSPSDRRFHAQTVCCQNCGPELTFTDNVGSIISKGKAASRECAKAIDEGKVVAIKGYGGFHLSCDAFQTEAVRLLRSRIGRPQQPFAIMAKDIETARQIVHINEEEEKLLLSSKRPVLILNKNEDSNFDYDLEEIAPELHNVGVMLPYSGIHHMLFKNTSSDAYVMTSANIPGLPMVIDDDIAISELGNIADNYLLHNLKIENRIDDSVIRTFKDSHVFIRRSRGYVPEPIELPFEIRPSVGVGAELSNTLIFASGNKAYISPHIGNTNHFETAMYHAEVFSRFSKLTSIEPESWGCDMHPHFNTTKFAMETGGDIVVPVQHHHAHIVSLMADAKLDRDAEIIGIALDGVGYGSDGTVWGGEILQASYMEHSRQGHLKAHAMPGGDLCSYYPERMVISMLRGLVDDDELFSLPFELKHGKIELKMVREQLEKNINVVMSSSSGRVLDAAAALLGICKYRSYQGEPAMKLESYARKASEKLLELPVTIKDNVFDTGMLLFELYNKINENEYSIPELAWAYEDAFARGVSEMAARAANRTGIDMVGLTGGVAYNEHISYCIRDIIEEKNLEFVSHSKVPCGDAGISLGQAIVASLKKDE; from the coding sequence ATGTCAAAAGTTTCCAGGCTCATCACTATCGAAGGAATTGTGCAGGGAGTAGGTTTTCGTCCATTCGTATACCGCATAGCGAAAAAACACAACATTTCCGGCTCTGTCAAAAATACAGGCGGAAGAGTTGAGATCATAGCTGAGGGTAGTTGCGGCAATATTGAATCATTCCTTCATGCCTTGGAAACAGAAAAGCCTGCAGTAAGTCAGATATATTCGATCGGATCAAAAGATATCGATATCGGCAACTATGATGACTTTACTATAGTCAAAAGCAGTACAGAGAAGACGCCAAACTCAATACTGGTTCCTGACATTGGAATCTGCAAGAACTGCACCTCAGAACTTGCCGATTCTGAGAACAGGCGCTATGAGTACCCATTTATCTCATGCACAGAATGCGGTCCGAGATACACACTTACAAGGACACTTCCATATGACAGGCAGAGCACATCCATGTTCGACTTCAAAACATGCAAAGTATGTGACGATGAATACACTTCCCCTTCAGACCGCCGTTTCCATGCTCAGACAGTTTGCTGCCAGAATTGCGGACCGGAACTCACATTTACAGACAATGTAGGCAGCATCATTTCAAAAGGAAAAGCAGCCAGCAGAGAGTGTGCAAAAGCCATCGATGAGGGTAAGGTCGTTGCCATAAAAGGATATGGTGGATTTCACCTCTCATGCGATGCTTTCCAGACCGAAGCTGTGAGACTTCTGAGAAGCAGAATCGGAAGACCACAGCAGCCATTTGCCATAATGGCAAAGGATATTGAGACTGCAAGACAGATAGTCCACATTAATGAAGAAGAGGAGAAACTTCTCCTTAGCAGCAAAAGACCAGTTCTTATCCTTAATAAAAATGAGGATTCGAATTTTGACTATGACCTCGAAGAGATAGCACCTGAGCTTCATAATGTTGGAGTTATGTTACCATATTCAGGTATTCACCACATGCTCTTTAAGAACACTTCAAGTGATGCCTATGTCATGACATCAGCCAATATTCCTGGTCTGCCAATGGTTATTGATGACGATATAGCCATTAGTGAACTTGGAAACATAGCTGACAATTACCTGCTTCATAACCTGAAAATTGAGAACCGTATCGATGACTCAGTTATCAGGACTTTCAAGGACAGTCATGTATTCATCCGACGCTCCCGTGGATATGTTCCTGAACCCATCGAACTGCCATTTGAGATCAGACCTTCTGTTGGTGTTGGAGCAGAACTAAGCAACACCCTGATCTTTGCTTCAGGTAACAAAGCATACATTTCCCCTCATATTGGAAATACAAATCATTTTGAAACTGCCATGTATCATGCAGAGGTCTTCAGCAGGTTCTCAAAGCTCACATCAATAGAACCTGAAAGCTGGGGATGTGACATGCACCCACACTTCAATACAACTAAATTTGCAATGGAAACGGGCGGAGATATTGTTGTGCCCGTACAGCACCACCATGCACACATCGTATCGCTCATGGCAGATGCAAAACTAGACCGGGATGCTGAGATTATAGGTATTGCCCTTGATGGTGTCGGATATGGTTCAGATGGCACTGTGTGGGGCGGGGAGATTTTGCAGGCAAGCTACATGGAACACAGCAGACAGGGACACCTCAAAGCCCATGCAATGCCAGGAGGAGACCTCTGTTCATATTATCCTGAACGCATGGTCATTTCAATGCTAAGAGGACTTGTGGATGACGATGAACTGTTTTCCCTGCCATTTGAGCTTAAACACGGAAAAATAGAACTAAAAATGGTAAGAGAGCAGCTGGAGAAGAACATCAATGTTGTAATGTCCAGCAGCTCAGGAAGAGTGCTTGATGCAGCAGCAGCACTTCTTGGAATATGCAAATACAGAAGTTACCAGGGCGAGCCTGCCATGAAACTGGAATCCTATGCAAGAAAAGCAAGTGAAAAGTTGCTGGAACTTCCAGTCACTATTAAGGATAATGTGTTTGATACCGGAATGCTGCTTTTTGAGCTTTACAATAAGATCAATGAAAATGAGTATTCAATACCTGAACTTGCATGGGCATACGAGGATGCATTTGCTCGTGGAGTTTCTGAGATGGCTGCAAGAGCAGCAAATAGAACAGGGATTGATATGGTTGGACTTACAGGCGGTGTTGCGTATAATGAGCACATAAGCTACTGTATACGCGACATAATTGAAGAAAAAAACCTGGAATTCGTCTCTCACTCTAAAGTCCCATGTGGAGATGCTGGAATCTCACTTGGACAGGCAATTGTAGCAAGCCTGAAAAAAGATGAGTGA
- a CDS encoding twin-arginine translocase subunit TatC — protein MNSFMEDISVVIVSLRKKLALLFSVFFVLFMISFQFAGLIISTIKNDLLPEGAKLVYVSPLEIMMLKMKIALFIGAICLLPFLLFFAVKTLMKRKLVTIKIRKGPVLVSSFFAILSFLAGASYAYFIMLPLFIDYLYLNAAASGVTATYSIFSFISFSVQATLIFGLVFETPLVLTLLTRYNIVQYETLVKYRKHIYVLFLIIGAVITPPDVISQMMVGVPLVIFFELSLLIVRIMGTGKGKKK, from the coding sequence TTGAATTCATTTATGGAAGATATCAGTGTGGTCATAGTTTCACTCAGAAAGAAACTTGCACTGCTGTTCTCAGTTTTCTTTGTTCTTTTCATGATATCTTTCCAGTTTGCAGGCTTAATCATAAGCACTATCAAGAACGACCTCCTGCCGGAAGGAGCCAAGCTTGTCTACGTATCTCCCCTGGAGATCATGATGCTCAAGATGAAAATAGCGCTGTTCATTGGAGCAATATGTCTGCTTCCATTTTTACTGTTCTTTGCGGTCAAGACACTCATGAAAAGAAAACTGGTAACCATCAAAATAAGAAAAGGTCCGGTTCTGGTCTCCTCGTTCTTTGCTATTCTCTCATTCCTTGCAGGTGCTTCATATGCATATTTTATTATGCTGCCACTCTTCATTGATTATCTCTACCTGAACGCCGCAGCATCAGGTGTTACTGCCACTTATTCGATATTCAGTTTCATATCATTTTCAGTTCAGGCCACTCTGATATTCGGTCTGGTCTTTGAGACTCCTCTCGTATTGACACTGTTGACCCGCTACAATATAGTCCAGTATGAGACTCTGGTCAAATATCGTAAGCATATTTACGTACTCTTTCTTATAATCGGTGCAGTTATCACCCCTCCCGATGTCATCAGCCAGATGATGGTGGGCGTGCCGCTTGTGATATTCTTCGAACTTAGTCTTCTGATAGTAAGGATTATGGGTACAGGTAAAGGAAAAAAGAAATGA
- a CDS encoding ATP-binding protein, whose protein sequence is MVRFYGRVKELSQLEEIYNAPASSLVVFYGRRRVGKTELSKEFVKDRKSLYLFVETKSEELLLRDLEIELGNVTGIRPRLDSFDDFFTVIFGMQEKLVIVLDEFQNFAKVNPDFFSKFQKYWDAHHRDSRHMFIVIGSFVGMMKRIFEESKEPLFGRATYLFNIKPFTFTDSYAFLKGLSSFELEEAMKTYFILGGVPKYLLLAAQFSEPEAQSVFRKLFIDTQILMEEAKNILVLEFGSEHKGYFSILEAIASGKAIPSHIADYTAMPHGTVSKYLNELVNKYELVKKEEPVITGGSRNSRYFLQDNFFNFWFRFIYKHYGTFEIDPELAESIVMKDLNTYFGYAFEDVAKEMLIMLNKQQKLPLRFTGIGKWWQKDTEIDLIAFDRSSHDALFCEVKWKHLSEMEAASIMEKLKEKAKKVNGTWNENYCLVAKKIDGKEKLGFIAFDLDDIRRECSGRVDQ, encoded by the coding sequence ATGGTAAGATTCTATGGTCGCGTGAAGGAACTCTCTCAGCTTGAAGAGATATACAATGCACCTGCTTCATCCCTGGTTGTGTTCTATGGAAGGAGGCGTGTGGGGAAAACTGAGCTGAGCAAAGAGTTCGTGAAGGACAGGAAAAGCCTTTACCTCTTTGTGGAGACAAAAAGCGAAGAGCTTTTGTTGCGTGATCTGGAAATTGAGCTTGGGAATGTAACTGGCATCAGACCGCGTCTGGACAGTTTTGACGACTTTTTCACCGTTATTTTTGGAATGCAGGAAAAACTGGTGATAGTACTTGATGAGTTCCAGAACTTTGCAAAAGTGAACCCGGACTTCTTCTCTAAATTTCAGAAATACTGGGATGCTCATCACCGCGATAGCCGCCACATGTTCATAGTAATCGGCTCCTTTGTGGGAATGATGAAGAGGATCTTTGAAGAGAGCAAAGAACCACTCTTTGGAAGAGCCACATACCTCTTCAACATCAAACCGTTCACTTTTACAGACAGTTATGCGTTCCTGAAGGGTCTTAGTTCCTTTGAGCTTGAAGAGGCCATGAAGACCTATTTCATCCTCGGAGGAGTACCCAAATACCTGCTCCTTGCAGCTCAGTTCAGCGAGCCTGAAGCTCAGAGTGTCTTCAGGAAACTCTTCATAGACACGCAGATACTCATGGAAGAGGCAAAGAACATACTCGTTCTGGAATTCGGCTCGGAGCACAAAGGATATTTTTCAATTCTCGAAGCCATTGCTTCAGGTAAAGCAATTCCTTCACATATTGCTGATTACACTGCAATGCCACATGGAACAGTTTCAAAATACCTGAATGAGCTTGTAAACAAGTATGAACTGGTCAAAAAGGAAGAGCCTGTGATAACCGGCGGATCACGCAATTCCCGATATTTCCTGCAGGACAATTTCTTCAACTTCTGGTTCCGGTTCATCTACAAGCATTACGGAACCTTTGAGATCGACCCCGAGCTTGCAGAAAGCATTGTCATGAAGGACCTGAACACTTATTTCGGATATGCATTCGAGGATGTTGCAAAAGAGATGCTTATCATGCTTAATAAACAGCAGAAACTACCTTTACGGTTCACTGGTATTGGGAAATGGTGGCAAAAAGATACAGAGATCGACCTCATCGCCTTTGACAGGTCAAGTCATGATGCTTTGTTTTGTGAAGTTAAATGGAAGCATCTCTCAGAAATGGAAGCCGCAAGCATAATGGAAAAACTAAAAGAAAAAGCCAAAAAGGTCAATGGCACATGGAACGAAAACTATTGCCTTGTGGCCAAAAAGATCGATGGAAAGGAAAAACTTGGTTTTATTGCCTTTGACCTGGATGATATCAGAAGGGAATGTTCTGGCAGGGTTGATCAATAA